ACAATCAATGACTAGAAAAAGGCAAGAGCACAATATTTTCACAACTTGTCTACTCTATATGTGTATAAAAGCACCTGGagtgtgtatgtgtgtatgtgtgtgagTGAGACCAAACAGTTGTCACATCTTCCCTTTGTTTTGTTCTCTTCCTCTGAAAATAATGGGAGTGGGATTCTTCTTTATGGagttttcatcttcttcttcctcccaaTCTAAGTCCCAGCTGATAGTATATGTTTGTCTTGTAGTTTTTGGTCTTTTCCATTACCCCACAATTACAGTAGAGGCTGCCGTGAAGCTACCTCCAGGCCAGACAATTCCAGCGGTCATCGTGTTCGGTGATTCTATAATGGACACGGGCAACAACAACGATCTTAAGTCTCTTATTAAGTGCAATTTCTCTCCTTATGGAAGAGATTTCCAGGGACACAAGCCAACAGGCAGATTTGGCAATGGAAAAGTGCCCTCTGACTTCATAGGTTTGTTGTATATAGCTATCTActaaatctctctctccctctctctcttcccggTCAATATATACTCacagtgtatatatatatatatatgcatgacaAATAATATACATGTAAGCGAAAGAATATGAGTGAATAATTTTGCCATTTGTCGCCAACTACAGAATTTATGAGTGAAGAATTTAGCAATTAATTTGTCGTTATCTAACCAAAATtccaaggttttttttttccaatagGTATATTTCATTCCATTAGAAAGTGGGAATAATGGACATGTTAGGCGTGCACTGATTAAGAAACTCATATGAAAAAACCCCGAATAAGAAAGAATACCACACGTGCCTAAGAAGTATAAAACTAGAAATAGATTATATAGCATCAATGAACAAAACATCCTGTAAGAAATTTGGCGGATAAGTAACCAATTTCGCTACTCCATGGGAGTACAGAGCATAGAGAGCCAAGCGAGTTCCAACCAAAATTCCAAGTTTTTGCATATATGTGTGTGAATATTCcaagtttatatatatgtgtgtgtatattcACTAGCTGCTCATGTTTCAAACAATCACATGTTTAATAAAGCTACCTTTTATCTGAATTCAGTTTGCAGAATTTTATATGaagtttaattttgttttattcagaaaatagcaaaataatatttgatttatttagttgagatatatttatatatatggttggtttcttcttttgtcaAATTACTTGCTTATTAACACTAACacttggtttttgaattttgaaaaatatgagCAGTGGAAGAACTGGGAATCAAAAAGTATTTGCCGGCGTATTTAGATCCTAGTCTACGGCCTGAAGATCTGGCAACGGGAGTCTGCTTTGCTTCAGGTGGCACGGGATACGACCCAATGACACCCCAAATAGCGGTATGTACGTTCGCATCTAATAATACAACAACTACAACCctaatatttattaatcttaatttcttctccaattAATTATGATGAAATACAGTCAGTTATATCAATGTCGGATCAGTTGTCAATGTTCAAGGAGTATATAGGGAAGCTTAAAGGCATTGTTGGAGAAGAGAGAACCAACTTCATTCTATCCAACGCTCTGTTTCTGGTGGTGGCTGGCAGCGACGACCTTGCCAACACCTATTTTACCATTCGCGCAAGAAAAGCCCAGTATGATGTTCCTGCTTACACCGACCTTATGGTCAACTCCGCGTCTAGTTTCGTCAAGGTACctaacatattttttttatatatatatatatatatatatatataatgttgtTTGTTGGATCTAATCTTAatgtaattaatatttaaactTGTATTATTAATTAGGGTTCATAATTAGTAACTTAACTGGCAGGAATTGTACGGACTTGGCGCGAGAAGGATTGGTCTGTTCAGTGCACCGCCAATAGGATGTGTGCCTTCACAAAGAACATTAGGTGGAGGATTAGCAAGAGACTGCGCCGAAGAATACAATGAAGCAGCGAAGTTATTCAACGCTAAACTTTCCCGGTCTCTCAACTCCTTAAACACAGCCCTCCCAAACAGCAGGGTGGTCTACGTGGATGTCTACAATCCTCTACTGGATATCATTCTTAATCCTGCCGAGAATGGTAAGCCTACGATAATTGCGTACgtggatatatatatttgatcaTCAATCAATcttaattttctcattttggggtaattaagtaatttatgaatgaatttcagGGTTTAAAGTTGCGGAGAAAGGATGCTGTGGAACTGGGATCATAGAGGTAGCAGTGTTATGCAACAAGTACGATGCCACGTGCGCAAATGCAAATGATTATGTGTTTTGGGATAGTTACCATCCTACGGAACGGACCTACAGTGTGCTGATTCCTCCACTACTCCGAAGATATGTAAACGATTTCCTTCTTGGCAACTGAAACTGATTACATTTTCATATGCTCCAATAAgcatataataaataacatattacGAATTacattttcttaattcttGGAAGAATAGAGAATATATTGTAGTAATAATCTATTAAAATAccgttttgaaataatttaGGGTTGAATTAATGCGCTACAATCACAACCACAACGTATCAATATCAACAAAATCCTGCAAAAAAGAGGTTGCAACCAACCACACATATAATTTTATGCAATTATGGTGGAGAGAGTTTAGCCAGATCCGAGGGCCAGAGATAAGTTGGTTGGGGGTTTAGGTAGATGTATTACTACCAAGGACGCGACTTGCAGGACCGACAATCAATTCCTTTTAACGATGAAGACCCACAAAAAGACAAAACTCCATCCATAatataattcttttcttttggtcgaCCCTCATTTCCATACACTGAATGATTAAATGACATGTGTTgctatatataaatgattcaaaattcataccATTTTCCATTAATTATATCAGGAATTCATATGAATGTTTTCGCACCGGTGCTCACCTTCACTTCTGTATctatctttaaaattttgaaatttaaggTGTCACATGGATTAGAAAAAATTTGGTTGAATTCAGTTGGGAAGCGAAGGGATGTCGAGCGAACAATAACTggttatatatgtataatatattctAGTGGGTGACAGAAGTGAGGTTGATACGGGTTTCTCATGGAATATTATTGAGATGAGTTTATTGTGATATATGAAGTACACTGTTGCATGCATATTTATTATCATGGAATGAaatgaataatatatatatatatatagtgattCTCTTATTCGGATGTCTATATATTATTATCATGTGGCGGATGCTATTGTAAACAAGCAGGAAAGCAGCGAGGAGTAGTATAAAATATATGACGTTCACACGATAATAACGTTTGAATGTGCGCATAggaaattttatatatatatatatattaattgttGAGTGTTTTAAAAATCACATACATGCGGTCCCAACTCAACTCCTAATACTAATAGTATGGTTCTAACTTGTACATTCTCCACaccaattataatttatacatGATCAACAAGAGCCAAGAGCAAGAGGGGCTTAGCTGATTAAGGAGTTGCGCATTCATGCATGATGCATCCAGCAGCACGAAAACCATGCACACGGCAGGCAGGATATGCTCACTCAGAGGATCataaatttataagaaaaaaagagaaaagaaagtatttattgatatttttattctaaacaaaaaatgacttcaaataaattttaaaactccATATATGGCACAGTCTTTTTTTAGCTAATCGACAAAAACTTTAATTCTTACAATAAAGCTGGAGGAATCGAACGGTTGGGTCTTGTCTTGAACTTGAACATTAACATGGGCAATAATGCATGCAACGCACCAGTGACAGTAATAACCAGAGGTACTTGCTGCGAATTCAGCTTCGTATTCAATGGGTGGGCCTTCTGTACTTTTATCAACTGTACTGATCAACAGAAGATTTGCCTTACTCAACTGCTTACATTTACCCcaaatttgtatttatattAATGAACTCTTCCGCTTCACAACTACACACACACCTTTTAATCGATTCTTCAACTTTAGAGCATTTCCAACAGTACGTAGTAATAAATTGAAGTTAAATTGAAGTTTGTTGATCTACGCTGGCAATTTGAAAAGCattatttgttatttaaatattttttattttaacaaattcttcaattcaattaatatTTACGTATTTATTATAGGATAAATTTCACTTTATTACCCGAAAGTTTCTCGAAATTCAAACTTTGGTATACTACGTTATTTTTTCGTCTTAGTCTCATACATGAACTTTGATTTTACTACAACTTTCATACTTCAGTTAGTTTGACTGTCAAGTTTTCCGTTAAACAATGACGTGACATTCATAGCTATCCCAATCCCAACCTTACCTCCACCATCATCCACCCACCCACAGCAGCTCCCAAGCACACCCTCATTGTTGAGTTCAAGAGCTTACCTTGACGAGTTCAGCAGCGGTTGCTATGCTAGTTTGTACTTGATGTTGAAGCAGCCACCGCGAAACACCATTGTTGCTATGATTTAGTCGTCGCTTTTGGTCCACATACACAAGGTTTTGGCTCTAGTTCATAGTTTGAAGGTACAATCATGGAAGTTGCCGGTTTGTGTGGGTTGGGATTTAGCCAGTGCGACACTAAGGGTTTAGTCGGTTTGGCGTCATGGGTCTCTTTTGAAGAATATGTGGAGGGGTGGTCATGttcctttgtttgttttagtCTATTATTACTTTTTAGGAGTGtgctttgttttaatttaattcacaTGAACTTTTTATGAGTTTGCTGTagtttgtattttaattttcgatTGCAATATAAATCTGTTGTTTTATATGTTTAGTCAGTGAAGATATTGTACCCATTTTGGCACCATTATATAGTATATGATCTATAATATACATGAAAAACTGCCCCCGAGTCCAATTAATGTAAATGTGATTAtgcaaacccaattttccAATAATTGTCCTGATAATTATATGCAATTAGAAGATTAACTAACAAGCATCAAACTCTGAACTTTAGTTGATGTGATGGAAAAACTTCCTATGGTTTAGCTTTGGCATGACTATTGGGCAACTTTGAGCAAATTAGCCTCCCCCAATTCAGTCCTCCTTCtcgttttttttaatattttgcttgattattttatgagttgggactctaaaaaataattggatATTATTACTGGTCCGGTTGCCATTGCCATAAATGATTGATGACTCcattaaataattaaacccTCTCATATCTCCGGAACTGGAACATTGAAGTTAGTGGATGGGGAAATTTATGTGGACCGACATGTGTGGTGTGGAATAGATTTTTCGCGTTTTAAATTTTCGCGTTTTGGTTGTTGTTCAAAAATTCATTCTATataatatgattatatttattttat
The sequence above is drawn from the Prunus dulcis unplaced genomic scaffold, ALMONDv2, whole genome shotgun sequence genome and encodes:
- the LOC117612822 gene encoding GDSL esterase/lipase EXL3-like encodes the protein MGVGFFFMEFSSSSSSQSKSQLIVYVCLVVFGLFHYPTITVEAAVKLPPGQTIPAVIVFGDSIMDTGNNNDLKSLIKCNFSPYGRDFQGHKPTGRFGNGKVPSDFIVEELGIKKYLPAYLDPSLRPEDLATGVCFASGGTGYDPMTPQIASVISMSDQLSMFKEYIGKLKGIVGEERTNFILSNALFLVVAGSDDLANTYFTIRARKAQYDVPAYTDLMVNSASSFVKELYGLGARRIGLFSAPPIGCVPSQRTLGGGLARDCAEEYNEAAKLFNAKLSRSLNSLNTALPNSRVVYVDVYNPLLDIILNPAENGFKVAEKGCCGTGIIEVAVLCNKYDATCANANDYVFWDSYHPTERTYSVLIPPLLRRYVNDFLLGN